The Bifidobacterium asteroides genomic interval ACACCGCCCTGGGCCGCCACGAACCGGTCCCCCGCATGGGCCAGGTCGGCCAGGCGCTCGCCAGGCTGCTTGCGCTCGCCTTGGCCGCCCTTGGCTGTGAAGACCACAGTGCCCACAGGCACTGGCAGGATCAGATCCTGGCCGCGGCTGCCATCCTTGTCACCGCCCAGACCCATGGTGCCCGATTCGGCCTGGCGGTGCGGCAGGAAGCGGTAGTCCAGCAGGCTGGTGGCGTTGGCGTCGGCCTGAAGAATGACCGAGCCGCCCTGGCCGCCGTCGCCCCCATCGGGCCCGGCCAGGGGCTTGTACTTCTCGCGGCGGATGGAGGACGCCCCATTGCCGCCGTCGCCACCCTTGACATGGACGGTGACCTGATCCACAAATGCGCTCATAGGGGCCCATGGTACTCAATCCGGCCTGACATGCGGCCCCTGAGAGCTGAATGCCCGGCATCTTCATACATATGCAAAAAGGCCACCCCATGACAGGGATGGCCTTTGGCCGATGCCGATAAGGCAATCAGGCGGTGAGCACGTCAACGACCTTGCGGTCGCGCCGGTTGGCGAACCGAACCGTTCCGTCCGTCAGGGCGAAGAGGGTGTGGTCCTTGCCCAGGCCGACGTTCTGGCCGGGATGGAACTTGGTGCCACGCTGGCGAACGATGATGTTGCCGGCCACTACGGCCTCGCCGCCGAACTTCTTGACGCCCAGGTACTGTGCATTCGAATCGCGCCCGTTGCGTGAGCTGGACGCGCCCTTCTTATGTGCCATGTCTGGTTCCTTTCCTACCTCGACCTAGGCCCTCAGGCGATGGCCGTGATCTTGACCACGGTCTGCTTCTGGCGGTGGCCCTTGCGGCGCGCCACGCCGGTCTTGTTCTTGAACTTCTGGATGTTGATCTTGGGGCCCTTGGCCTCGTCGTCCACAACCTCGCCCTTGACGGAGATCTTGGCCAGATCCTTGGCGGCCATGGTCACCTTGGATCCATCGACGACCAGCGCGACCGGAAACTCGACCGACTCGCCCTTCCTGGCAGCCAGACGGTTGACCGTGATCTGGTCACCGACCTCGACCTTCTCCTGATGGCCTCCGGCCTTCACAATCGCGTACATAGCCCTACCTTGCCTGTTGTCCAAAGCTGTTTGCGCCCGGCATCCGAGTCCCGCCATGCGATTGACTGACCCGTCCAGACACCAGCTAACCAGTATAGAAGCAAACACACCGCATCGTCAAATGTGCCTGCCCCGCCGACAAAACGAAATTCAGTTTATGACTCCTTGGCGACATCCGCCGTCTCAGCCTGAGCATCGTCCTCGTCCGACGCCGCCTGGGCCGCCGCAGCGATCCTGGCCAGCTTGGCCTTGACTGCAGGAGTCGAGCCTGTGGACAGGGTCTCCTTGGAGGAAGAGCCATGCCCATGCTTGTTGGTCTTGACGAAGGGGTCGCCGCCCTTGACCGCATAGGGGTCGGCATAGGAGGCGGAGATGGTCGGCTTGTCGTGGAGGATGAAGCCTCGCCCATGGCAGGTGGGGCACTCCTCGGAGAAGGCCTCGACCAGACCCTGCCCCACCCGCTTGCGGGTCATCTGGACCAGCCCCAGGGAGGTGACCTCGGCCACCTGATGCTTGGTGCGGTCCCGGGCCAGGCACTCCACCA includes:
- the rpmA gene encoding 50S ribosomal protein L27, whose product is MAHKKGASSSRNGRDSNAQYLGVKKFGGEAVVAGNIIVRQRGTKFHPGQNVGLGKDHTLFALTDGTVRFANRRDRKVVDVLTA
- the rplU gene encoding 50S ribosomal protein L21, with amino-acid sequence MYAIVKAGGHQEKVEVGDQITVNRLAARKGESVEFPVALVVDGSKVTMAAKDLAKISVKGEVVDDEAKGPKINIQKFKNKTGVARRKGHRQKQTVVKITAIA